The Argopecten irradians isolate NY chromosome 16, Ai_NY, whole genome shotgun sequence genome window below encodes:
- the LOC138310501 gene encoding innexin unc-9-like isoform X1, translated as MKILPYWRVHKKSSRRLPEQDMHDYSKLDSVLGSFATYARLKGRYDDDWIDRLNHLYTTIIFIIFTIVVSTKQYVGEPIHCWCPAEFEDSMVDYTNNVCWISNTYYVHIDDDIPKERTVRTEREITYYQWVPMILLFQAFLFKVPCILWRILTASAGVNLDKIVTLAAETQYISPDDRERTIKHIVRYMDRWLENAREYRSGCFIRLRQTISKYCCIVCGKRYGNYLVTIYMFIKLLYMSNAIGQLFILNEFLGTNYNAYGLEVLDHLANGIDWKESPRFPRVTLCDFRIRKLATVQDYTVQCVLPINLFNEKIFIFIWFWLVFVSVLSSANFLVWCYTMIFRQHRIRYLKKFLRINDCYKSELDKKMAVKFAEQYLRQDGIFVLRLVGKNANDVLVSEIILQLWNHYRNKPLIKHANQISDDNSNV; from the coding sequence GCTTGACAGTGTTCTGGGGAGCTTCGCCACCTATGCACGGTTGAAGGGTCGATATGATGATGATTGGATCGATCGCCTGAATCATTTGTACACTACCATCATATTTATCATCTTCACCATCGTCGTCAGCACCAAGCAGTATGTTGGCGAGCCGATCCATTGTTGGTGTCCTGCCGAATTCGAGGATTCCATGGTTGACTATACAAACAACGTCTGCTGGATCTCAAATACGTACTACGTACATATCGATGACGATATACCCAAGGAACGGACGGTGCGCACCGAGCGGGAAATTACGTATTATCAGTGGGTTCCCATGATTCTATTGTTCCAGGCATTCCTATTCAAGGTGCCATGCATACTTTGGCGTATATTAACAGCATCGGCTGGCGTCAATCTTGATAAGATTGTGACACTCGCCGCAGAAACACAGTACATATCTCCAGACGATAGGGAAAGAACTATTAAACATATCGTACGATACATGGACAGATGGCTTGAAAATGCACGCGAATACAGATCAGGGTGTTTCATACGCTTGCGTCAAACCATATCAAAGTACTGTTGTATTGTCTGCGGAAAACGCTACGGGAACTACTTggttacaatatatatgtttataaaactaCTGTACATGTCTAATGCTATTGGACAGTTGTTTATATTAAACGAGTTCCTGGGCACTAACTACAATGCTTACGGGCTTGAAGTTCTTGACCATTTGGCCAATGGAATAGACTGGAAGGAATCACCAAGGTTTCCGAGAGTTACATTGTGTGATTTTAGAATTCGAAAACTGGCTACAGTTCAAGATTATACTGTACAGTGTGTTTTACCAATCAACTTATTTAAcgaaaaaatctttattttcatCTGGTTCTGGCTGGTTTTCGTATCAGTTCTAAGTTCGGCCAATTTTCTTGTGTGGTGTTATACAATGATATTTAGACAACATCGTATTCGATATCTCAAGAAATTCCTACGCATCAATGATTGCTACAAATCAGAACTTGACAAAAAGATGGCGGTAAAATTTGCAGAACAATACCTTCGTCAGGATGGTATTTTCGTGCTAAGACTGGTGGGTAAAAATGCTAATGACGTGCTAGTATCAGAAATCATTTTGCAACTTTGGAATCATTACAGAAATAAACCTTTAATCAAACATGCGAACCAAATTAGTGATGACAATAGTAACGTTTGA
- the LOC138310501 gene encoding innexin unc-9-like isoform X4 codes for MLDSVLGSFATYARLKGRYDDDWIDRLNHLYTTIIFIIFTIVVSTKQYVGEPIHCWCPAEFEDSMVDYTNNVCWISNTYYVHIDDDIPKERTVRTEREITYYQWVPMILLFQAFLFKVPCILWRILTASAGVNLDKIVTLAAETQYISPDDRERTIKHIVRYMDRWLENAREYRSGCFIRLRQTISKYCCIVCGKRYGNYLVTIYMFIKLLYMSNAIGQLFILNEFLGTNYNAYGLEVLDHLANGIDWKESPRFPRVTLCDFRIRKLATVQDYTVQCVLPINLFNEKIFIFIWFWLVFVSVLSSANFLVWCYTMIFRQHRIRYLKKFLRINDCYKSELDKKMAVKFAEQYLRQDGIFVLRLVGKNANDVLVSEIILQLWNHYRNKPLIKHANQISDDNSNV; via the coding sequence GCTTGACAGTGTTCTGGGGAGCTTCGCCACCTATGCACGGTTGAAGGGTCGATATGATGATGATTGGATCGATCGCCTGAATCATTTGTACACTACCATCATATTTATCATCTTCACCATCGTCGTCAGCACCAAGCAGTATGTTGGCGAGCCGATCCATTGTTGGTGTCCTGCCGAATTCGAGGATTCCATGGTTGACTATACAAACAACGTCTGCTGGATCTCAAATACGTACTACGTACATATCGATGACGATATACCCAAGGAACGGACGGTGCGCACCGAGCGGGAAATTACGTATTATCAGTGGGTTCCCATGATTCTATTGTTCCAGGCATTCCTATTCAAGGTGCCATGCATACTTTGGCGTATATTAACAGCATCGGCTGGCGTCAATCTTGATAAGATTGTGACACTCGCCGCAGAAACACAGTACATATCTCCAGACGATAGGGAAAGAACTATTAAACATATCGTACGATACATGGACAGATGGCTTGAAAATGCACGCGAATACAGATCAGGGTGTTTCATACGCTTGCGTCAAACCATATCAAAGTACTGTTGTATTGTCTGCGGAAAACGCTACGGGAACTACTTggttacaatatatatgtttataaaactaCTGTACATGTCTAATGCTATTGGACAGTTGTTTATATTAAACGAGTTCCTGGGCACTAACTACAATGCTTACGGGCTTGAAGTTCTTGACCATTTGGCCAATGGAATAGACTGGAAGGAATCACCAAGGTTTCCGAGAGTTACATTGTGTGATTTTAGAATTCGAAAACTGGCTACAGTTCAAGATTATACTGTACAGTGTGTTTTACCAATCAACTTATTTAAcgaaaaaatctttattttcatCTGGTTCTGGCTGGTTTTCGTATCAGTTCTAAGTTCGGCCAATTTTCTTGTGTGGTGTTATACAATGATATTTAGACAACATCGTATTCGATATCTCAAGAAATTCCTACGCATCAATGATTGCTACAAATCAGAACTTGACAAAAAGATGGCGGTAAAATTTGCAGAACAATACCTTCGTCAGGATGGTATTTTCGTGCTAAGACTGGTGGGTAAAAATGCTAATGACGTGCTAGTATCAGAAATCATTTTGCAACTTTGGAATCATTACAGAAATAAACCTTTAATCAAACATGCGAACCAAATTAGTGATGACAATAGTAACGTTTGA
- the LOC138310501 gene encoding innexin unc-9-like isoform X3 codes for MLHSFQHHHGLLDSVLGSFATYARLKGRYDDDWIDRLNHLYTTIIFIIFTIVVSTKQYVGEPIHCWCPAEFEDSMVDYTNNVCWISNTYYVHIDDDIPKERTVRTEREITYYQWVPMILLFQAFLFKVPCILWRILTASAGVNLDKIVTLAAETQYISPDDRERTIKHIVRYMDRWLENAREYRSGCFIRLRQTISKYCCIVCGKRYGNYLVTIYMFIKLLYMSNAIGQLFILNEFLGTNYNAYGLEVLDHLANGIDWKESPRFPRVTLCDFRIRKLATVQDYTVQCVLPINLFNEKIFIFIWFWLVFVSVLSSANFLVWCYTMIFRQHRIRYLKKFLRINDCYKSELDKKMAVKFAEQYLRQDGIFVLRLVGKNANDVLVSEIILQLWNHYRNKPLIKHANQISDDNSNV; via the coding sequence GCTTGACAGTGTTCTGGGGAGCTTCGCCACCTATGCACGGTTGAAGGGTCGATATGATGATGATTGGATCGATCGCCTGAATCATTTGTACACTACCATCATATTTATCATCTTCACCATCGTCGTCAGCACCAAGCAGTATGTTGGCGAGCCGATCCATTGTTGGTGTCCTGCCGAATTCGAGGATTCCATGGTTGACTATACAAACAACGTCTGCTGGATCTCAAATACGTACTACGTACATATCGATGACGATATACCCAAGGAACGGACGGTGCGCACCGAGCGGGAAATTACGTATTATCAGTGGGTTCCCATGATTCTATTGTTCCAGGCATTCCTATTCAAGGTGCCATGCATACTTTGGCGTATATTAACAGCATCGGCTGGCGTCAATCTTGATAAGATTGTGACACTCGCCGCAGAAACACAGTACATATCTCCAGACGATAGGGAAAGAACTATTAAACATATCGTACGATACATGGACAGATGGCTTGAAAATGCACGCGAATACAGATCAGGGTGTTTCATACGCTTGCGTCAAACCATATCAAAGTACTGTTGTATTGTCTGCGGAAAACGCTACGGGAACTACTTggttacaatatatatgtttataaaactaCTGTACATGTCTAATGCTATTGGACAGTTGTTTATATTAAACGAGTTCCTGGGCACTAACTACAATGCTTACGGGCTTGAAGTTCTTGACCATTTGGCCAATGGAATAGACTGGAAGGAATCACCAAGGTTTCCGAGAGTTACATTGTGTGATTTTAGAATTCGAAAACTGGCTACAGTTCAAGATTATACTGTACAGTGTGTTTTACCAATCAACTTATTTAAcgaaaaaatctttattttcatCTGGTTCTGGCTGGTTTTCGTATCAGTTCTAAGTTCGGCCAATTTTCTTGTGTGGTGTTATACAATGATATTTAGACAACATCGTATTCGATATCTCAAGAAATTCCTACGCATCAATGATTGCTACAAATCAGAACTTGACAAAAAGATGGCGGTAAAATTTGCAGAACAATACCTTCGTCAGGATGGTATTTTCGTGCTAAGACTGGTGGGTAAAAATGCTAATGACGTGCTAGTATCAGAAATCATTTTGCAACTTTGGAATCATTACAGAAATAAACCTTTAATCAAACATGCGAACCAAATTAGTGATGACAATAGTAACGTTTGA
- the LOC138310501 gene encoding innexin unc-9-like isoform X2: protein MICTFFRKHTQFYKTAPQEEMMLDSVLGSFATYARLKGRYDDDWIDRLNHLYTTIIFIIFTIVVSTKQYVGEPIHCWCPAEFEDSMVDYTNNVCWISNTYYVHIDDDIPKERTVRTEREITYYQWVPMILLFQAFLFKVPCILWRILTASAGVNLDKIVTLAAETQYISPDDRERTIKHIVRYMDRWLENAREYRSGCFIRLRQTISKYCCIVCGKRYGNYLVTIYMFIKLLYMSNAIGQLFILNEFLGTNYNAYGLEVLDHLANGIDWKESPRFPRVTLCDFRIRKLATVQDYTVQCVLPINLFNEKIFIFIWFWLVFVSVLSSANFLVWCYTMIFRQHRIRYLKKFLRINDCYKSELDKKMAVKFAEQYLRQDGIFVLRLVGKNANDVLVSEIILQLWNHYRNKPLIKHANQISDDNSNV from the coding sequence GCTTGACAGTGTTCTGGGGAGCTTCGCCACCTATGCACGGTTGAAGGGTCGATATGATGATGATTGGATCGATCGCCTGAATCATTTGTACACTACCATCATATTTATCATCTTCACCATCGTCGTCAGCACCAAGCAGTATGTTGGCGAGCCGATCCATTGTTGGTGTCCTGCCGAATTCGAGGATTCCATGGTTGACTATACAAACAACGTCTGCTGGATCTCAAATACGTACTACGTACATATCGATGACGATATACCCAAGGAACGGACGGTGCGCACCGAGCGGGAAATTACGTATTATCAGTGGGTTCCCATGATTCTATTGTTCCAGGCATTCCTATTCAAGGTGCCATGCATACTTTGGCGTATATTAACAGCATCGGCTGGCGTCAATCTTGATAAGATTGTGACACTCGCCGCAGAAACACAGTACATATCTCCAGACGATAGGGAAAGAACTATTAAACATATCGTACGATACATGGACAGATGGCTTGAAAATGCACGCGAATACAGATCAGGGTGTTTCATACGCTTGCGTCAAACCATATCAAAGTACTGTTGTATTGTCTGCGGAAAACGCTACGGGAACTACTTggttacaatatatatgtttataaaactaCTGTACATGTCTAATGCTATTGGACAGTTGTTTATATTAAACGAGTTCCTGGGCACTAACTACAATGCTTACGGGCTTGAAGTTCTTGACCATTTGGCCAATGGAATAGACTGGAAGGAATCACCAAGGTTTCCGAGAGTTACATTGTGTGATTTTAGAATTCGAAAACTGGCTACAGTTCAAGATTATACTGTACAGTGTGTTTTACCAATCAACTTATTTAAcgaaaaaatctttattttcatCTGGTTCTGGCTGGTTTTCGTATCAGTTCTAAGTTCGGCCAATTTTCTTGTGTGGTGTTATACAATGATATTTAGACAACATCGTATTCGATATCTCAAGAAATTCCTACGCATCAATGATTGCTACAAATCAGAACTTGACAAAAAGATGGCGGTAAAATTTGCAGAACAATACCTTCGTCAGGATGGTATTTTCGTGCTAAGACTGGTGGGTAAAAATGCTAATGACGTGCTAGTATCAGAAATCATTTTGCAACTTTGGAATCATTACAGAAATAAACCTTTAATCAAACATGCGAACCAAATTAGTGATGACAATAGTAACGTTTGA